Proteins co-encoded in one Sulfuricaulis limicola genomic window:
- a CDS encoding sel1 repeat family protein: MKPATVFLILGLTATPLLAGAQDLTSLEKMRQTAAQGNADAQLEMGILYEFGYNMPKNNVTALAWYLRAVEQGSALAARRRDQIMAGMKPEEIEAAQKISLELAAQAPPATTPPPAAEPAPVPAEPAPAPEAPLAGPPNLDTPPPSTP; encoded by the coding sequence ATGAAACCGGCAACCGTTTTTTTGATCCTCGGCTTGACCGCCACACCGCTCCTTGCGGGGGCGCAGGACCTGACATCGCTTGAGAAAATGCGCCAGACGGCGGCGCAAGGTAATGCCGACGCCCAGCTCGAGATGGGCATCCTCTACGAGTTCGGCTACAACATGCCGAAGAACAACGTCACCGCGCTGGCCTGGTATCTGCGGGCCGTGGAACAGGGTAGCGCGCTCGCCGCCAGGCGCCGCGACCAGATCATGGCCGGCATGAAACCGGAAGAGATCGAGGCGGCACAGAAAATTTCGCTGGAACTGGCCGCGCAAGCACCGCCGGCCACGACCCCGCCTCCAGCGGCTGAGCCGGCGCCCGTGCCGGCCGAACCGGCACCCGCACCGGAAGCCCCGCTGGCCGGTCCCCCGAACCTGGACACACC
- a CDS encoding ParB/RepB/Spo0J family partition protein has protein sequence MTTKKPQRLGRGLDALLSAYEAPVEKDELRQIPIDQLQRGKYQPRTHMNPEALQELADSIKAQGVVQPIVARPLAAGNYEIIAGERRWRAAQLAGLESIPAVVRNIPDEAAIAIALIENIQRENLNPVEEANAFTRLIDEFHMTHQQVAEAVGRSRAAVTNMLRLLTLNTDVRELLETGKMDMGHARALLALEGKHQSQAAHQVVDKGLSVRETENLVRRLLAGPAAGHKPSGSRMDPDTRALAQRLSEKLGAKVRFQHSAKGKGRVLIEYNTLEELDGILAHIR, from the coding sequence ATGACTACCAAGAAACCCCAGCGTCTCGGACGTGGACTCGATGCCCTGCTGAGCGCCTACGAGGCGCCGGTCGAAAAGGACGAGCTGCGCCAGATCCCGATCGACCAGTTGCAGCGCGGCAAGTACCAGCCGCGCACGCACATGAATCCCGAGGCGTTGCAGGAACTGGCCGATTCGATCAAGGCCCAGGGCGTGGTGCAGCCGATCGTGGCGCGTCCGCTGGCCGCCGGCAACTACGAGATCATCGCCGGCGAACGCCGCTGGCGCGCGGCGCAGCTGGCCGGGCTGGAATCCATACCGGCGGTGGTGCGCAATATCCCGGACGAGGCCGCCATCGCCATCGCGCTGATCGAGAACATCCAGCGCGAGAACCTGAACCCGGTCGAAGAGGCCAATGCCTTCACGCGCCTGATCGACGAATTCCACATGACGCACCAGCAGGTGGCCGAGGCCGTGGGCCGTTCGCGCGCGGCCGTGACCAATATGCTGCGCCTGCTGACGCTCAATACCGACGTGCGTGAACTGCTCGAGACCGGCAAGATGGACATGGGCCATGCGCGCGCTCTGCTCGCGCTCGAGGGCAAGCACCAGAGCCAGGCGGCACACCAGGTAGTGGACAAGGGCCTGTCGGTACGTGAGACCGAGAATCTCGTGCGGCGCCTGCTGGCGGGCCCCGCCGCCGGCCACAAACCCTCCGGAAGCCGCATGGACCCCGATACCCGCGCGCTGGCGCAGCGGCTGTCGGAAAAGCTGGGTGCCAAGGTGCGTTTCCAGCACAGCGCCAAGGGCAAGGGCCGGGTGCTGATCGAATACAACACCCTGGAAGAGCTGGACGGCATTCTGGCCCATATCCGCTGA